The window CACCctctaaacataaaaaaaaggcccccccccccttcttttTCCTACAACGCCGCCGCCTGCCTCTCTGCACTATATCCGTactttataaactttttttttttttttaaaacaaaatctatTACACATCCATCTATTTTGattctcttaaaaattattttatattaaaaaaaatgacataataaaTCACAATAATTGAGtacataaaaaatgattatacgtaaaattttttgattaaataatagattaataagtaaaatatattaaGTAATCTTTAATTATTGAATACTATATTGGataatgagaaaataatgataaaagagATTATGGatagtattatttaattttaaagagtTACAAGTGATAAGTTTCGTGCAagtctttttcaaaaaaatatttttttcataataggAGGggctattttttataaagtcattatgttgaacttatctatttgagatttatacaaataatttttctcatataaataatataaaatatgaaaaaaaaaaaaaaaacaagtcacCATTAGGATAGGTGGTCCCTTCTTAGCTGATCACCCTTTAGACGGTTGAGATTTAGGCACtttttagatgttgagatgaattgagttttttatgaataatagtgagttgagatggtaaaatgagttttgtgagtctcacataatattaatttatatgtatttagatgttaagatgaatttatatatatttataaaaaatttaaaaagattgtggatCCCGCTTATAAATTGGTATatagttgaaaaaaatttgtgagtCCGACATATAAATAGATTTCGATTTGAAATAGGTTTAATGATTTGATAGTtggatatttgaatattatactcaacttaaaattagactaaactaaTTTCGATCCAAATTCCATTTTAGACTTAACCCTCAACGGGCACCTGACCACCTTtgttggtggttttttttttttttttttcacgttttAAGTTTTGTAATGGTTTTCTAGTTTCTTTTTCGTTGTTTTGATTTTAGGactattttacattatatatattttgtaatttcacGCTATCACAAGCGAGATCAATATAGATATATCatgtgttaattttaataatatattatatttattttataatcaaaaaatatatttttaagtcgtATAAAttatagaacaaaaataataaaatggttatatagtataatttaatttggatgaggagttttaaatttttaatcttataaattaaatattatcttttaagtaaCGAGGTTGGTAAGCTTTATGATTTTACGTATCAtcgtattaatataatttttataaaagaaaaatttgagtAAAATTATCTAATTCTATAACTACTTCTTATAATTAAAGTTATGCACAGTACTAATATctgctaaaataaaataaaaaaagataaattgtgtGGTATACAACATTTTTCGAGATAATTAGATCTCATttgtattcaaaatttattttattattataattttttaaaatttttattaataattaatttaattttttaaaattttaaaataatttttttaaaatttatatataaaatataataaaaaatataatttttattttattatttacgaATCATTTCGATTCATATACAACAGTAAACCTGCCAGGCTTAATTGTGGGCCATTTGAGTGGGCCCCTCACTCTCACGGAAACGGCTGCTATCTCCGGCTCGGTTTCTACAGTCCCCCATACAAAGCAATAGTGGCTCATCAGTCACGCCGTCCATTGTCAGACTAGCCTTCCTTTTTCACGAAACTTCCATGTCCTCCTCTACCTTTATAAACCACCTTCACCCACTCTTACCTCCTCACCTGCATACGGACTCCTGAGTGAGAGTCTCAGATATATACCAAACAGAGGTACTCAATGGAGAGCCATGGCTCGTCGTTCTCGAGCCTCCAAGCCTACTTCCTGGCACTGTCTCAGACCCCCACCCGACTTTCCCGCCGTGCCTGCTCCGTTTCCACCTCCTTCGACGAGGTCAGCCGGGTCAGGGCTCGTTCAGGTCCCTATATGCAGCGGACGCTCCGATGGTTCGACCTCGTCGGATTCGGCGTCGGCGGCATGGTCGGTGCCGGAGTCTTCGTCAGCACAAGCCGGGGCGCTCTCTATGCCGGCCCCGCTGTCGTCCTCTCCTACGCCATTGCCGGCCTCTGTGCCCTCCTTTCCGCCTTCTGCTATACCGAGTTCGCCGTCGACATGCCCGTCGCTGGTGGTGCTTTCAGCTACCTCCGCGTCACTTTTGGTCAGTTTGTGGCCGCCACCCTaagccacttttttttttattacaattttcttcttAGCGCGTATATCACCACCACCGTCACTAATATTCCTCATTTGAGTTTTTGCACAGGCGAGTTCGCCGCATTTTTGACCGGCGCGAACCTCGTGATGGACTACGTGATGTCAAACGCCGCCGTCGCAAGAAGCTTCACTTCCTATCTGGGCACAGCTATTGGAGTGTCCACCGATAAATGGAGACTCACTGTCCCTTCACTCCCAGACGGCTTCAACCAAATCGATATTGTCGCAGTCTTCGTTGTTTTGATCATCACCCTCATCATCTGCTACAGGTACGAGTCcacgaaaatcatttttatcctCACTCTGGTTTGCATTCCAAGTTTTTCAATCTCACTTCACCTTTCTTTGGTTCTTTCAGTACGAGGGAGAGCTCGGTGGTGAACATGGTGTTGACGGCGCTGCATATTTTGTTCATAGCGTTCGTGATACTGGTGGGATTCTGGCAAGGAGACTGGAGGAACTTCACCGAACCCGGCGACCCGGAACACCACCCATCCGGGTTCTTTCCTTTCGGGGCTTCAGGCGTTTTCGAAGGGGCAGCTGTGGTCTATATCAGTTATATAGGATACGACGCCGTTTCCACCATGGCCGAAGAAGTCCGGGATCCCGTCAAGGACATCCCTATCGGAGTCTCGGGCTCCGTCATACTCGTCACCATTCTCTACTGCCTCATGGCCGCTTCAATGTCCAAGCTCCTTCCATACGATATGGTAAATTGGTAATTTATTagccatatattttattttaattttctagacaatttatttatttattttgataattctACTTTATCCAAATCCGATTTTGGTGGAGTGCGTTCGAAATGACTGACATGTCCTTAACCGTCCTGCAGTTCAACGCCGAGACGCCGTTTGTGGCGGCGTTCAGAGGGAAATCGGACGGCTGGGGATGGGTTTCGAACGTGATCGGAGTGGGAGCCAGCTTCGGGATTCTGACGTCCTTGTTGGTGGCGATGCTGGGACAGGCTCGGTACATGTGCGTGATCGGACGGTCCAGCGTGGTCCCCGCCTGGTTCGCTAGGGTCCACCCCAAGACATCCACACCCGTCAACGCCTCCGCTTTTCTGGGTACGTTAcacttttttccctttcaaaccCCAAACGACAACTTTTTTAGACAATTTTAACTcttttattactgtttataatgGTGTATACTGTGTGGCCATTGGGACTGCTTGGGTGCGCCCGAATCTGAACTGTTGTAATAGTTTCGCTGGGGATGGGTCCCAACTACACTAACGTTTCGGTTTTGGAAGGCTAGTTTTGAGTTGCCTagagaaaatgataaaagtttACTCCTTTATTTCAAATAGAAGATACTttaagtaaaattgtaattagTTTTAATAAAGTGACGCCATAGTATTAGCTGGATGTAAATAGAGTTGTTAAATAATGGTAGGCTTTTGAGTTTGTTTgcgttatttacttttttatactaTAGCTCTTGTTTGTTTCTCGAGAAACCAGACAATGAGGGCCTCCTCTTATCTGACACACTAACTAAGCATTCAAAGCTCTGATTAtctcaaaatttgatgaatttgttttaAGTGGGTTATTTAGGGGACGGAGGATTTTTGccaataattagtttttttgatGAAGCATATACCTTTGGCCTGTTGGCACCTCCATGGATACCGTAGGGTCATAACCAGGTGTTTGACTCCCATGCGTTGGGACCTTGCACCATTGATTTTAGTCCTTTTGTGAGATGTAGACAAGGTTGCGCAGCACTTCTTAGTTCACGATGGACGTGTGGTGCGAGCGAGATTATAGGAGCATAAGGTAGAGAAAAAGATTTACTTGCTGAATATCGAGTGGCAGAGAGATAAATACATGAAATGGGTCTTATGACAAGAATAACTTGCACACTAGCGACTGAGTCCATATACCTGACACCAGTGCATTGCATTCGTAGCACAGTACAATTTTGCTTTAAAATAGATGGGGCGGCTGATTTGACTCGGTCCCTTTCACTCCAAAtgatcatatttgattttgaagtcTTTGGTGAATGGTGTAAATTGGTCCAGCCCTCACCATTTCTGTGAGAAAATCCACCATTTACAGATAATAATTGTGGTCACTGTCCCCCGTGATCAAATAATGTTGAAAGCAGCTGAATAGATCTTATTGAAGAATAATCTATCCATGTCCTATCATAGTAGGAAATTTATCTCCGTGGGACCTTTGGACTTTTCTCTTGAAATGTATTGTATCCTAAATGATGAGAATTCCGTTTTGGATGAAAACATTGGAAGTGAAACTAAGAAAGTCATTTTGTGCTGTATCTTTCTCACGCATATGTATCATTTCCCTTGCAGGAGTCTTCACTGCAGCCATTGCCCTTTTCACTGAGCTGAGAGTCCTGCTTGACCTTGTTTCCATCGGCACACTCTTTGTCTTCTACATGGTGGCAAATGCTGTGATCTACAGACGTTATGTTGCACAGGGGACAACAGATCCGCGACCGACCTTGTCTTTCTTGTGCTCATTTACCCTTACCTCCATCATATTCACCCTCATCTGGAAATTTGCACCACC is drawn from Juglans regia cultivar Chandler chromosome 5, Walnut 2.0, whole genome shotgun sequence and contains these coding sequences:
- the LOC109002159 gene encoding cationic amino acid transporter 7, chloroplastic, whose product is MESHGSSFSSLQAYFLALSQTPTRLSRRACSVSTSFDEVSRVRARSGPYMQRTLRWFDLVGFGVGGMVGAGVFVSTSRGALYAGPAVVLSYAIAGLCALLSAFCYTEFAVDMPVAGGAFSYLRVTFGEFAAFLTGANLVMDYVMSNAAVARSFTSYLGTAIGVSTDKWRLTVPSLPDGFNQIDIVAVFVVLIITLIICYSTRESSVVNMVLTALHILFIAFVILVGFWQGDWRNFTEPGDPEHHPSGFFPFGASGVFEGAAVVYISYIGYDAVSTMAEEVRDPVKDIPIGVSGSVILVTILYCLMAASMSKLLPYDMFNAETPFVAAFRGKSDGWGWVSNVIGVGASFGILTSLLVAMLGQARYMCVIGRSSVVPAWFARVHPKTSTPVNASAFLGVFTAAIALFTELRVLLDLVSIGTLFVFYMVANAVIYRRYVAQGTTDPRPTLSFLCSFTLTSIIFTLIWKFAPPGNPKGFMLSACGVIALALIQIFHCMVPQARKPEFWGVPLMPWIPSISIFLNIFLLGSLNGPSYVRFGFFSALAVLVYVFYSVHASFDAEEDEFFGQKNGESHMESKEIEDLGLKV